In the Campylobacter lari genome, ATTTTAAAGAAGGTCAAAATTTTGACATTAAAATTTATTCAAAGTGTTTTTAATGGGATATTTTACTTTTTTTCATATTCTAATCATTTTCATTATGCTAGCTTCTACAGGTTTAACTTGGGTTTTACTTTACTTAAAAGTTCAAAATAAAAAATATATGATTATTTTTTGCATAGTAAGTTTCATACTTGCTTTAATTTTAACCATTTCACTACTGCTAACCATAGATCAATACACCAAAAAAGCAAGTTTGAGTAATTTTTCAACCTATAGACGCTTAGCAACAGAGAGTATTATTGTAAAAGGTAGAGTAACCAATGATACTAACTTCAAACTTTCAGAGTGCTTTTTAGAACTTAGAATAATCGATGATAACAAAAAACATGAAGTAAGTGGCGAAATATTTAACCAACAAAATTTTGATAGCATCAAAAGAGCAAGTCAACAACAAAGAGATGCCTCATATAATATAAGTATCGCAAAAAATCTTCCAGGACATACTTATAAAGATTTTTCATTTGAAGTGGGATTGCCACCTCATTTTCAAAGTTATAAAATATTCAAACAATTAAAATGCAAATAAGGATTATTTAATAAAATAATCCCCATCGAAACTAATCAAAGAATATTTTCTTTCATCGCCTATACTTGAAACTAACTCATCAATATCTAAAAAAGTCAAGCTATCTGCACCTGTATATTCTCTAACCTCTTCAACACTTTTATTAGCTGAGATTAGCTCTTCAAAAGTAGGCGTATCTATACCATAAATATCAGGAAATTTAATTTCTGGGCATGCTATAGCTAAATGGATTTTTCTTGCACCTGCTTGTTTTAAAAGTGCGATGATTTTTTTAGAAGTTGTTCCTCTTACCACACTATCATCAATCACCACTATATCTTTGCCTTCTAAAACTTTTTTCATAGGATTGAGTTTTAATTTTACTTTCAAATTTCTCATTTCTTGAGTTGGCTCTATAAAGGTTCTGCCTACATAATGATTTCTCACTATTGCCATTTCAAGTGGAATTTTTAAATACTGTGCAAAACCTATAGCAGCACTCACACCACTATCTGGAACTGGCACTACAAAATCTACCTTTTCTTTAAATTTTTTAGCCAAGGTTTCGCCCATTTTTTTACGCACTTCATATACGCTTTTACCTTCTATAATACTATCAGGTCTAGCAAAATAAATATATTCAAATGCACAAATTCTTGGATCTATCTTATCAAAAACTTGAATACTTTCAAACTCATCACTACCTTGAGTAAAAACTAGCATCTCACCTGGCTTTACATCACGAATAAATTCAGCCTCTATCAAATCAAAAGCACAAGTTTCACTCGCTACAATATACCCGCCATCTTTTAATCTGCCTAAAGACAAAGGTCTAACCCCATAAGGATCTCTTACGACAAAAAGTTGATTTTTACTAGCAAGCATAAAACAATATGCTCCCTTACTTTGAGTTAAGCTTTCTATAAATCTATCTTTTAAAGTTTCTTTTTTGCTTTTTGCTATTAAATGCACCACATTTTCTGTGTCCATATTTGAGTGAAAAATAGCACCATTATCAATTAGCTCTTTTCTAGCTTCCTCTTTATTAATTAAATTTCCATTATGTACTAAAGAAATATCTCCCAAAGAACAAGTAGCTGCAACAGGTTGGGCATCATGTAAAGAAGAATTTCCTGCAGTAGAA is a window encoding:
- a CDS encoding DUF2393 domain-containing membrane protein, which produces MGYFTFFHILIIFIMLASTGLTWVLLYLKVQNKKYMIIFCIVSFILALILTISLLLTIDQYTKKASLSNFSTYRRLATESIIVKGRVTNDTNFKLSECFLELRIIDDNKKHEVSGEIFNQQNFDSIKRASQQQRDASYNISIAKNLPGHTYKDFSFEVGLPPHFQSYKIFKQLKCK
- the purF gene encoding amidophosphoribosyltransferase, which translates into the protein MCAVVGVINSKNASTVAYYALFAMQHRGQEASGISVSDGLNIKTHKAKGEVGQIFNTQILAGLKGEIAIGHNRYSTAGNSSLHDAQPVAATCSLGDISLVHNGNLINKEEARKELIDNGAIFHSNMDTENVVHLIAKSKKETLKDRFIESLTQSKGAYCFMLASKNQLFVVRDPYGVRPLSLGRLKDGGYIVASETCAFDLIEAEFIRDVKPGEMLVFTQGSDEFESIQVFDKIDPRICAFEYIYFARPDSIIEGKSVYEVRKKMGETLAKKFKEKVDFVVPVPDSGVSAAIGFAQYLKIPLEMAIVRNHYVGRTFIEPTQEMRNLKVKLKLNPMKKVLEGKDIVVIDDSVVRGTTSKKIIALLKQAGARKIHLAIACPEIKFPDIYGIDTPTFEELISANKSVEEVREYTGADSLTFLDIDELVSSIGDERKYSLISFDGDYFIK